The Megalops cyprinoides isolate fMegCyp1 chromosome 10, fMegCyp1.pri, whole genome shotgun sequence genome window below encodes:
- the LOC118784230 gene encoding cytochrome c oxidase subunit 6B1 produces the protein MSEAIQEKIKNYRTAPFDSRFPNTNQTRNCYQNYLDFHRCNKALEDKGQDVAPCDWYQRVYKSLCPMSWVSKWDEQVESGSFPGKI, from the exons ATGTCGGAAGCGATTCAGGAGAAGATCAAGAACTACAGAACGGCCCCCTTCGATTCCCGTTTCCCTAATACAAACCAGACCCGCAACTGCTACCAGAACTACCTTG attTCCACAGGTGTAACAAGGCCCTGGAGGACAAAGGGCAGGATGTGGCTCCTTGTGACTGGTACCAGAGAGTCTACAAGAGTCTGTGTCCCATGAGCTGG gtcAGCAAATGGGATGAGCAGGTTGAGAGTGGGAGTTTTCCTGGCAAGATCTGA